The uncultured Methanobrevibacter sp. genome has a window encoding:
- a CDS encoding phosphopantetheine adenylyltransferase, translated as MNSKKYNKVAVGGTFDKFHDGHKKLLSTAFEIADTIEIGVTSDAFGGLKGDIDSCEERMRNLKSFFKDKSNFIIVPLDDAYGTTIHDEDFDAIVVSEETEPTAVKINEIRVSKDMDPIDIVVVSFVLAYDGTPISSTRIRSGEINQKGDIIN; from the coding sequence ATGAATTCTAAGAAATATAATAAGGTGGCTGTTGGCGGAACTTTTGATAAATTTCATGACGGTCATAAAAAATTATTATCTACTGCTTTCGAAATTGCTGATACGATTGAGATTGGAGTAACTTCTGACGCTTTTGGTGGATTAAAAGGAGATATAGATTCTTGTGAGGAGAGAATGAGAAATCTGAAGTCTTTTTTTAAAGATAAATCTAATTTTATAATTGTTCCATTGGATGATGCGTATGGAACTACAATTCATGACGAAGATTTTGACGCCATCGTTGTAAGTGAAGAAACTGAGCCTACTGCAGTCAAGATAAACGAAATCAGAGTTTCTAAAGATATGGATCCTATAGATATTGTTGTAGTTAGTTTTGTTTTGGCTTATGATGGTACTCCTATTTCTTCCACTCGAATTAGAAGTGGTGAAATTAATCAGAAAGGAGATATTATCAACTAG
- a CDS encoding 4Fe-4S binding protein, producing the protein MAVKIDSNLCGHIDNCPVQGLCIKLCEQGAIIEENGDVAIVPENCDDCDLCIQNCPNQAISKA; encoded by the coding sequence ATGGCAGTAAAAATAGATTCTAATTTATGCGGACACATTGATAACTGTCCAGTACAGGGTTTATGTATTAAACTTTGTGAGCAGGGCGCTATCATTGAAGAAAATGGAGACGTCGCTATTGTCCCTGAAAATTGTGATGACTGTGACTTATGTATCCAAAATTGTCCAAATCAAGCCATCTCTAAAGCATGA